The Pyrus communis chromosome 8, drPyrComm1.1, whole genome shotgun sequence region AAACAAAAAATTGTGTCAATTTTTCGGACATAAAAATATTCATCAAAACATTCACGTACAAATAATGTGCAAATTTtcgaacaaaaaacaaataaagcttACCCATACGAGCACATTGATTTGAAACATTTACTTCGCATATTGAATATGTCAGTTTCagaattaaaatcaatttttaaaccAACTGAATTTTAATCACAACGGAGCATACTAGAATTTTCAAACAATAATGACCTAGAACTCTAACAGTATGATCAGTCAAATGAGATATTTTTTAGTGTATAAACTACGACATGATGCATTAAGTATCCGACCAATTATTTTGTGGTGTACTGGGGCATTTTTCCGATATATTGAAAATTTCTCCGATCCACAAATGAAAATCAGAGACCCGTAAACTTAGAGAAAgtaacaaacaacaaaatctgTGTCGTCAATTTTTGTATctaaaatcatttcatttttctgATTAGCATGGATAtgttcattaattaattaagtaaaaaaaatcaaattattaagaTATTTGTTAATAAATTTACCTGAGCAATGCATCCCCCGAGTCCCATCCCTTCGAAAATCTGATGAAACGACAGCGCAGCGACCAGCGGCCGGATGGTGCACTGGTTCTGCGACATCCCCATCGTCACCCCAATTATCACCGAGTGGAAAATAATCCCGATTTCCAACACCTGCGAAACAAGCCGCTGCTTCATCCGGATCAACATTTCCTCACTACCCCCACCATTATTACTCCCCACacccaccgccaccgccacctccGTATCCATCGACAATTTGCTATTCTTACCATTCAAATTGCTATTCTTCCCCACCAATTCATCCCGCGTCCCCACCGGCACGACCTCGTATCCGCCGTGACCGTGGCCGCCGCCGGCGGAGTGGGATTCCATGTGTGAGGTGGCCGTGAGGTCGACGAGGAGGGCAATGATGGCGCCGACCATGGTGACGAGCCCTGAGAAAGGGTAGTCCTTCCAGGGATGGTGGGAGGACACGTGGCAGTCGTTGAGGGCTAGGAAGGCGTCGGGGAGAACGTGGACGAGGGAGGTGGAGAGGATGACGCCGGCGGCGAAGCACTTGATGACGAGCGTTGCTTTGTCGTACGCTGGCTTGCCTTGGAAGTAGCGGGAGAGGAGGACGGGGGACGATATGCCGATGACGCTGGTGACGAAGATGACGGAGATTGAGATTAGCTTGAGGTGAGCGGCGGCGCGTCCGTCCCGGCAGGAGAGGGACCGAGCCGTGTCCGATACGCAAGAGGCCATTTTCCTGTATAACCAACAAGCAAAATACAACTGACTCTGAGGCCTCTTTAATTTGTGGACTTGTTGTCTGGTTGGAAGATggacagagagagggagagagatgctTGTGGGTTTAAATAGTGTGGGACCGGGTTGTGGGGCCGTGGGACTCCGtgaggagaaaattttcaaagtaaGAAATACGGAATAAGAGGCTAAACTCTACGTgttattataaatatttttttttaagtgtttaattAATTGTACAATAACATGTGGTATTTTACTCTGTGTTCGAACACATTGAGAAATTCTCAGACTATaaaaggagagattttttaatgtgtcaaAAACACGGTCCGATACCCGATTtttataatacaattggttagaAACTTGAAAAACAAAGTTTCAACTAATTATATTACGGTAATActaggagactaaatttgtaaacaaatttgggagcatttttgcttaccatcatttagtgtggtgtatgctcaccacccTATTAATTACCtttagatgaatttgaattttaagattCACGTAGTAAAtaagcacaaatctcaaaattcaaactcatctaacagtAATAAATAGGGTGGTAagcatacaccacactaaattgtagtgagcaaaaatgcactcgaCAAATTTAGCAAACTAAATTATTTATCATCAATAAGaatgaacacgtttatcaacgcttaaataAGAATAGGGTAAtactagggagaccaaatttagAGATAAAATGTGCAAACTAATTAATGTGTCACTAATGGAAATGAGTACATTTATCAAggtttaagtaataaactaatcatcaattttcatgatcttttccaaaatttatctaaaaatttaatctctctaacattacctattatattatgacatttgTTATTCCACACTGCTCTTAGCAAACCAAAAATTTTCCCTCGTACGAGAGGACGTGGCCATTTACACGATGGATGGTGGCATGCGGCGGTATTGGATATCCGTGAGTTTCCATTGTTGTGAAGTGTGATGCGTGTGTGTTTCCACTTCCAAATTTTTTTAGGAGGAAAGTTAATTGCTTTTGAATACTAaggggaaaaaggaaaaaaaaaagttggctACTTTTCTTCTTGTGTAGATCGATCGATggtgaatttaaatattttgatgcGAGTTAAATGTTAATCATTGGCTTTTGAAAATTTGTATATGAAGTTAGGAACTATATGGTTTAGTTTAGAAGGTAAATCAACATAAATATAAACTGGCGAACAATATTTGGTTACtaaaaaaatgagtataaactCGTTTCAAAGTTTCTTAAAATTGttcgttgtcaatttatagaactttGTATTTATAATCAGAACCATCTATATTATAAATTACCCTATAAAGGTCGCAtttgcaaaaaataattaagactAATGTCGTTTAGTCAAcaaactgtttaaaaacaaatgaacggaatTGGTAAAAGTATTACAAACCGTCTAtatatttgctacaatagattgactaaatgaccttagttttaatttattttttgcagatatgatctttacagtgtgattcatagtatgaacGATTCTGATCATAGACACAAAGCTCTatgattaaaacactaagagttttgagtaggaATTCCTACTTATCTTTGAatagccaagtattgttctaAACTAGCAGCGCATGGAGAGATCTAAGATCTTTTAAACACATTACGCAATATTTTTGTATCTAAGATAGGGCATATTTTAAGGTTACTTTGTCCGGCTCTGTGGTTGTGCGATGAAAGTAGTGTTGTTTTCTCGACACGACCCTGACATGTGGTGTGTTTTGTGTTCAATGGAGGATCTCATTAAGACTTTAACCTTGTGGAGTCCCAAAGTAAAAGATCCAAATGAGGGCAACGcccaaaattttttattttttcattgagGCATTTAATCAGGTATTTGGTGGGTATGTCGTTATCTTCCTAGTTCTATCAAGAACTTACAAGACCTGATGCTGAACATCATCTGCCAAGTCTTATCCCAAGACTTGTTGAGCATCACTTGTCAAGGACCGCCAAATTCTGCCTAAGAGACATTTCACTGAACGATTTATGGGCACTCTCAAGTCTCATACCAGATGGCCCCAGAGCCCTCCGGCAACATCAATTTCCCAACTTCTGCAAGTCTTGGAACCTACAAAACCCCTTGATCTGCCACGGCTTATGTATACATTTGCTCAATTTTTGTTGGCTAGTGTGAAAGTACGCCTGATCACTAGACTTTACATgtgaataaattatttttaggaagttttaacgaaaggtctgcggtactgtttactttaacgaaaaatcatatttttacattaaaatgtcaaacttgatactattcattttaccctttattttgtccttatcgttaaaactcaaagttttgaaacatttttcattagttttcctttatttctaATGGTATTGCTTAATGAGTAATGCTGATTAAATTTATTGACTAAATTTGCTgatcaaatgatatgtcaccagtaaaaaataagtacgttaagtaataatcaaatcattaatttccatataatttagtttacaaaatttagttaaCAAATTTAATCGCTTTAGCATTATCCTAATTAGTGTCCATCTAACCCAGTGTAAGTAACTTAACTTTCACAGCGAATACATCTCAATTAGTAACTTTTTCTTCCCGACAGAGATGCATCATTTTAAATAGGATGGTCATGTATGAATTCCATTAATCTGTTGAATGAAGACGCTTTCACTCTTCCACAACCAAAATTAATACAACATTTTAAAGTGGTGGGGTTCTAATTTTATTGCTTTCACCAATTCAAGtagggagtaggattctctctttttttttttttttttttcctaaattccttcattttcagttttcttctatttgaacggtcacaattaaaccacgttaatattttatgttGATTTCTGTaataaaagagaaagaaaaagaggaaaatgaTTGATAAGGGGAGTGGAGGGAAGAACAATCTAACTCCATTTCGGTCAATTGATGCCACCTCAGTTATGATAATTGATAAACCATAGCACTCTGTAGGAATTTATTAGAACGTATATTCACTTTAATCTCCTTATTCACCTGCCTGCATTGATACTAAATATATATAGACGGTTTAAATTTAGATCTATTTTACCCTGAAGTTAACTACTAGCCTACTAGGCTCAATACTAAAGGTAGGCAATGGCTCATTGAGCCTCTAATTGTGAGTTTTATCTCAAAAAGCATCGGTACATTTAGAAGTGAACCATGAAATTGAAAGAATTATTTCATAAAGAGATAACAGAAGATATTCAATGCAGTTTTAGTTTTAGGCTTGAAGAAGCAAGAGGGCTGATTGGCTCGAGTCCAGCAAGTACTAACCAAGGCCCAACAATTCCAGTTCAGCTAGTCTGGCCTGGCCTAAAATGGTGGGTTGGGTTCCTTTCTGAAAGACCTTGGAGGTTAGAGTGAACATAGTTTGTATCAATGCTGGGTCAGTTGTTTAAGCATATGATCGACCCCCAAACCCAATTCTTGGTCAAATTGTAGCACTAAAATTCCCAACAACGGGTTTGCCCCTCTCCATTTCTTGGAGTCGTGCTAATGTCAGTCCCGTGTATCTTCACCAGGAATGTTATTCTAGTTGTTGATTTTTGTGGCACAAACATAGGGCCACAATCATTAGTGAATGTGTTTGCGTCCTGAACAACTGCGGCTAGCATAATCATTTTTCTTGTGATTTTATCAACATTTGTGTATCTCATCCAAGTGTGTGTCTCATATGAGTTTgcaaacatatatacatatacatatatatatatatatagtggtgGATTCAGAAATTTTTCTACGAGAGGTCAATGTATAAACATTTTTTGAATGACAAAAGAAACCTTACAAGATACAATTTTCCATCACGAGTTTTTATCTTAAGAAATTATCACATCAATGATAGCAACAAAACAATCTCGCATGATGATAATAGAAGTTTCTCATTAATTAAGCTGTAAAACTTGAAATGGTGGAAATTTGCTCCAAAAAGTTGAGATTTAGAGAACTTTAGGGAATGTTAATCATCAATTAACgtatttaaaaacttaataaaaaatgCGGATATGTCAATACAGTGTCTTGAGAGTTAAGAGGTTATGATATATAACAACCAGATGTAAGAATATGAATATGAGATTAGATATTTTGGCATCGGCTGTTTGAGTCCAATTAGGAAAGCCTTATTAGAAGATGTAGGTTAATTCTTGTTGATAAAGAATTTTGTTGAAGCATTGGGACTGAGATATGATAGGAAACATAAGTTGTTTTCTATATGGATTCTAATAGGGAGTCTTCATTAAATTATGAGAAGGTTATATGTATCTGTATATATTGTGATCTCTACTCTCACAGAATTACGCTCTTTTGGAACTAAGCACTATTCTTAATTTGAGCATAAGGTATTCTGACAAGGAGGAGAAGAGTTACTGcccatttttttattcaagcattCATGGTTCGTCGACTGAAAACTCTTCAGGTTAGTATATTGCAGCATTCATCTGGGTTGAGGTGTTGTGCTTTGCTCGGTTGTGATTCTTGTAACTGAATCTTGGTTGTGGTGTTAAGGTTTACACCACAAACCCAGGAGACTAACCAATcagataaagaaaaaagaatgctGCAACATTGCACAATGCACAACAACTTGCTCAAGGAAGCAGCAACGTGCAGCACAAACAAGCCCATGCGCCATTGATCCGCCAGTGTGTATATAGGCTCAATCGGCAATGGATTTCGACTTTTCAACCATTGAATATTTAAGTCATTATTCATAGATTATTCTTAAAAAAGTTCTTCAAAATCGAAAATCATTTGACCACTTAATTAGAAGGTAGTCATTTTAGTGTTTATTGAAAAAACTATGTTCACCTATTTTTACATTCCACCAAGTTGACTTAAcgattttgatgattgtttTAGGATGTTCTACGAATTAAGAGAGGAATATTCAATGGTTGGATCGTCAAAATCCATTGTAGATTTGGCCCCACAAGGTGTCCCTCAATGTAATGGGATATATAAAAACCAAGGAAAATACTATTGTACCATTCCATGCATAATTTTGttattgaacaaatgatattatccacactaagggggtgggggagtggctaaacctcacaatggattagcaataatgtagttcaaattcgtctttggtgagactcgaatttaagacctctcacttacaaatgaaaagttGTACCACTAGATCGTGGTACAAAGTGGCATCTTCCATgcataattgaaagaaaatatcataaaagaaaaatcaaggtCATTAAAGTAGTGCGGGCGAGTTA contains the following coding sequences:
- the LOC137743650 gene encoding zinc transporter 6, chloroplastic-like, which produces MASCVSDTARSLSCRDGRAAAHLKLISISVIFVTSVIGISSPVLLSRYFQGKPAYDKATLVIKCFAAGVILSTSLVHVLPDAFLALNDCHVSSHHPWKDYPFSGLVTMVGAIIALLVDLTATSHMESHSAGGGHGHGGYEVVPVGTRDELVGKNSNLNGKNSKLSMDTEVAVAVGVGSNNGGGSEEMLIRMKQRLVSQVLEIGIIFHSVIIGVTMGMSQNQCTIRPLVAALSFHQIFEGMGLGGCIAQAGFKFGTTAYMCFMFAVTTPMGIVLGMILFSVTGYDDSNPNALILEGLLGSFSSGILIYMALVDLIALDFFHNKMMSSNSWMRKTSYIALVLGSTSMSILALWA